One window of Methanobacterium alkalithermotolerans genomic DNA carries:
- a CDS encoding HEAT repeat domain-containing protein: protein MRDENNIEDLIKALNEGSHKTKEKAAYKLANLGDEKAVKPLLINLKNEKWSVRKAAAIALGRIGDKRALKALITLLNDNYWHVRQIAAMSLGLIGDKQAIEPVIQALKDKCLNVRCEVVLVLGELNDLRAVEPLMEILKEKDCLLRACEVISLGKLGDSAAIPALAGSLNDENYFVRVNAANTLGMIGNQSSIAYLKSSLENSNGESQGYENALKNAIEKIKAKTSNRF from the coding sequence ATGAGAGATGAAAATAATATTGAAGATTTAATAAAAGCTTTAAATGAGGGAAGCCATAAGACTAAGGAAAAAGCAGCATACAAACTGGCAAATCTAGGAGATGAAAAAGCAGTTAAACCACTTTTAATTAACTTAAAAAATGAGAAATGGTCTGTTCGTAAAGCTGCAGCAATTGCCCTTGGAAGGATTGGAGATAAAAGAGCTTTAAAAGCATTGATAACTCTTTTAAATGATAATTACTGGCATGTGAGACAAATAGCAGCAATGTCTCTTGGTTTAATAGGAGATAAACAAGCTATTGAACCAGTTATTCAAGCATTAAAAGATAAATGTTTAAATGTTAGATGTGAAGTCGTGCTTGTGCTTGGAGAACTAAATGATTTAAGAGCTGTAGAACCTCTAATGGAAATATTAAAAGAAAAAGATTGTCTATTAAGAGCATGCGAAGTCATTTCACTTGGTAAATTAGGTGATTCCGCAGCAATACCTGCACTTGCAGGGAGTTTGAATGATGAAAATTATTTTGTAAGAGTTAATGCAGCTAATACCTTGGGAATGATTGGAAATCAATCCTCTATTGCTTACCTTAAATCATCACTTGAAAATTCAAATGGTGAATCTCAAGGATATGAAAATGCTCTAAAAAATGCAATTGAAAAAATTAAGGCCAAAACAAGTAATCGGTTTTAA
- a CDS encoding 2-oxoacid:acceptor oxidoreductase family protein: MASNVNSSPEGDMKVIKKPRSMPDVFERKGGSAPTATHYCAGCGHGIIHKLMAEAMDELEIQERSVMISPVGCAVFAYYYFDCGNVQVAHGRAPAVGTGISRAEDDSVVILYQGDGDLASIGLNETIQAANRGEKMAVFFVNNTVYGMTGGQMAPTTLLGEVTVTCPEGRDPRFAGYPLHMCELLDNLQAPVFIERVSVSDINHIRKAKIAIKKALKIQKEGKGYVFVEILSPCPTNLRQDAEAAEKFINEEMEKEFPLKRFRDKSSQVESLYRGESDFSKDSLDEIFNINTDSAPEAVNDPDFKEKHLKIAGFGGQGVLSMGLTLAQAACMEKRHVSWYPSYGPEQRGGTSSCAVVLSGETIGSPAVARPEVLIAFNKPSLDEFAGNVIPGGLIIYDSTSTEFNPPEGIKTIPVPAMKIAKSMGVKRAANTVVLGVLMELGYTQLNATAFAQAVKHTFALKPELVDMNLKILEAGAKWARENIKE, from the coding sequence ATGGCATCAAATGTAAACTCATCCCCTGAAGGGGATATGAAAGTAATTAAAAAACCCCGTTCCATGCCGGATGTATTTGAAAGGAAAGGGGGTAGCGCCCCTACGGCTACTCATTACTGTGCCGGTTGTGGTCATGGTATAATACATAAATTAATGGCAGAAGCAATGGATGAACTGGAGATACAGGAAAGATCTGTGATGATTAGTCCGGTGGGATGTGCCGTGTTTGCTTACTACTACTTCGACTGTGGTAATGTCCAGGTAGCCCATGGTAGGGCTCCTGCTGTGGGTACTGGTATTTCCCGGGCAGAAGATGATTCTGTGGTTATTTTATACCAGGGTGATGGTGACCTGGCCTCTATTGGATTGAATGAAACTATTCAGGCAGCTAATCGTGGGGAAAAAATGGCAGTTTTCTTTGTAAATAACACCGTGTATGGTATGACCGGGGGGCAGATGGCTCCCACTACCCTCTTAGGAGAGGTAACTGTCACCTGTCCCGAAGGAAGAGACCCTCGTTTTGCAGGATACCCTTTGCACATGTGTGAACTTTTAGATAACCTGCAGGCTCCCGTATTTATTGAGAGAGTATCTGTATCCGATATTAACCATATACGCAAAGCAAAAATAGCCATAAAAAAAGCCCTGAAAATTCAAAAAGAAGGTAAAGGGTATGTTTTTGTAGAGATTCTCTCCCCCTGTCCCACCAATTTAAGGCAAGATGCTGAAGCAGCGGAAAAATTCATTAACGAGGAAATGGAAAAGGAATTTCCACTTAAACGGTTCCGTGATAAGTCTTCCCAGGTAGAATCCCTCTACCGGGGGGAAAGTGATTTTTCAAAGGATTCCCTGGATGAAATATTTAATATCAATACTGACAGCGCTCCTGAAGCAGTTAATGACCCTGATTTTAAAGAAAAGCACCTTAAAATTGCTGGTTTTGGTGGTCAAGGAGTATTAAGTATGGGGCTTACACTGGCCCAGGCTGCCTGTATGGAAAAGCGGCATGTTTCCTGGTATCCTTCCTATGGTCCGGAACAACGAGGAGGAACCTCCAGTTGTGCAGTAGTTCTCTCGGGTGAAACCATCGGTTCACCAGCTGTTGCCAGACCAGAAGTACTAATAGCATTTAATAAACCTTCTCTGGATGAATTTGCAGGAAATGTAATTCCCGGAGGATTAATTATCTATGATTCTACTTCTACTGAATTTAATCCTCCAGAAGGCATTAAAACCATTCCTGTACCTGCTATGAAAATTGCAAAAAGTATGGGAGTAAAAAGAGCCGCCAATACTGTGGTTTTAGGGGTTTTAATGGAACTGGGTTACACCCAGCTTAATGCTACCGCATTTGCCCAGGCAGTTAAACATACCTTTGCCCTTAAACCAGAACTGGTAGATATGAACCTGAAAATATTAGAAGCAGGGGCTAAGTGGGCCCGGGAAAATATTAAGGAATGA
- a CDS encoding UPF0104 family protein yields MGIGTLIGMILFIGPGNIESAIKMANSSYIAFAVLIQFVIYGLWTWRWSININAVHIPIKKIHVFPMVMVGMAVNNITPSARGGGEPVRGYILSKYSGSSFEKSFATVIADRGLDTFPFIVLAIITIVGAVFYLNLPDYAIYALILAVIVLSTLFLIVIYMSFNLEFGHKVSLWIVGLIKKFSKKDHSQLEEKAVNSINNFQASMRIMIKNRNVILYSIPISFLIWILEIFRVYLIFSAFNVEISFLIIAQVFIISTLIGLIPLLPGGLGAIDGVMILLFSAAGVPPSISAAATLVERFVSLWMTSIIGIAMIPYFGTTLIKRITKKV; encoded by the coding sequence ATGGGGATTGGAACTCTTATTGGAATGATCCTATTTATAGGACCCGGTAATATTGAAAGTGCTATTAAAATGGCTAATTCGTCATATATCGCTTTTGCAGTACTTATCCAGTTTGTCATTTATGGTTTATGGACCTGGAGATGGTCCATAAATATAAATGCTGTCCATATACCTATAAAAAAAATACATGTTTTTCCAATGGTAATGGTAGGTATGGCTGTAAATAACATTACTCCCAGCGCACGGGGAGGTGGAGAACCTGTAAGAGGTTATATCCTTAGCAAATATTCAGGTTCTTCATTTGAAAAATCATTTGCAACAGTAATAGCCGATAGAGGACTTGATACATTCCCATTCATAGTTTTAGCAATAATTACTATAGTTGGTGCTGTTTTTTATTTAAATCTGCCAGATTATGCAATATATGCTCTTATACTTGCAGTTATAGTTTTATCTACACTCTTTTTAATAGTGATTTATATGTCATTTAACCTTGAATTTGGGCATAAAGTATCATTATGGATTGTAGGTCTGATAAAAAAGTTTTCTAAAAAAGATCACAGCCAGCTGGAAGAAAAAGCTGTAAATTCAATCAATAATTTCCAGGCCAGTATGCGAATAATGATCAAAAATAGAAACGTCATATTATACAGTATACCCATATCTTTTCTAATATGGATTTTAGAAATATTCAGAGTATATCTAATATTTTCTGCATTTAATGTAGAAATATCCTTTTTGATTATTGCACAGGTATTTATAATATCTACTTTAATTGGATTGATCCCTCTTCTTCCCGGTGGTTTAGGTGCCATTGACGGAGTTATGATACTCTTATTTTCTGCTGCAGGTGTTCCACCATCAATAAGCGCAGCCGCAACTCTTGTTGAACGTTTTGTATCGCTTTGGATGACCTCAATTATTGGTATTGCTATGATTCCTTATTTTGGAACAACTTTAATTAAAAGGATAACAAAAAAAGTATAA
- the afpA gene encoding archaeoflavoprotein AfpA: MTGAKKRIAWGITGAGEKLPETFAIMKDIQEKYRDSLEIRVYISKSGDQVVKYYGIFRQLEKYFDNAWVEINANSPFLAGQIQMGKFDLLIISPCTSNTVAKISLRIADTLLTNAAIMGQKAGVPLYIMPSDFREGTITTKLPNGKDLELNITREDVEHVEKLSRMKNTQVFEHPEYIYKICEEHSIK; this comes from the coding sequence ATGACTGGTGCTAAAAAAAGAATTGCCTGGGGAATTACCGGGGCCGGTGAAAAACTACCAGAAACCTTTGCCATAATGAAGGATATACAGGAAAAGTACAGGGACTCCCTGGAAATAAGAGTTTATATTTCTAAATCCGGGGATCAGGTAGTTAAGTACTACGGAATCTTCCGGCAATTAGAAAAATATTTTGATAATGCCTGGGTGGAAATAAATGCTAATTCTCCCTTTCTGGCAGGCCAAATACAGATGGGAAAATTTGATTTGTTGATTATTTCTCCCTGTACCTCCAACACCGTGGCCAAGATATCACTAAGAATCGCAGATACCCTCCTTACCAATGCTGCTATTATGGGTCAAAAAGCAGGTGTACCCTTGTATATCATGCCCTCTGACTTTCGAGAAGGAACCATCACCACCAAACTACCTAATGGAAAAGATCTGGAATTGAATATAACCAGGGAAGATGTGGAACATGTGGAAAAATTATCCAGAATGAAGAATACCCAGGTATTTGAACATCCCGAGTATATTTATAAAATATGCGAAGAACACTCCATAAAATAG
- a CDS encoding AMP-binding protein: protein MSSLLKEFVNKVDFDSYNDFNDNFRIVVPESFNFAYDVVDRYAEEKPDKVALVWCDDHGQEKIFTFQDMQTYSNKAANFFKKCGIKKGDRVMLTLKSRYEFWFSILGLHKIGAITIPATHMLKAKDIVYRIEKAKIKMVVCIGEDGVPENFDKAQEKLETPVIKSMVGDEDRDGYLNFRKEIEEASPIFIPGEDEKSIKNSDVSLVYFSSGTTGMPKMIQHDFTYPLGHIITAKYWQNVKEGGVHYTVADTGWAKAMWGQIYGQWIAGSAVFVYDYDRFDAGKMLEKSSQYGVTTFCAPPTIYRFLIKEDLREYDLSSIEYAVTAGEPLNPEVYNKFYEFTGLKLREGFGQTECVVCIANFPWLEPRPGSMGKPSPGYKIELLDKNLHQVDVGEEGEIVMNTIAGKPLGLFDGYYRDEEKTSQVWYDDYYHTGDTAWMDEDDYLWFVGRTDDMIKSSGYRIGPFEVESAVISHPSVLECAITGYPDPVRGQVVKATVVLSRGYEPSDELKKEIQDHVKKVTAPYKYPRVVEFVEELPKTISGKIRRVEIRSEDQIE, encoded by the coding sequence ATGTCTTCTTTACTTAAAGAATTTGTTAATAAGGTTGATTTTGATTCCTATAACGATTTCAATGATAATTTCAGGATAGTGGTCCCTGAATCATTTAATTTTGCCTATGATGTGGTGGATCGCTATGCAGAAGAAAAACCGGACAAGGTGGCCCTGGTGTGGTGTGATGATCATGGCCAGGAAAAAATATTCACCTTCCAGGATATGCAGACCTATTCTAATAAAGCTGCTAATTTCTTTAAAAAATGTGGAATTAAAAAGGGAGATCGGGTGATGCTCACCCTTAAAAGCAGATATGAATTCTGGTTTTCCATTCTGGGACTGCACAAGATTGGAGCCATTACTATCCCTGCCACCCACATGTTAAAGGCTAAAGATATTGTGTACCGCATAGAAAAAGCTAAAATAAAGATGGTGGTATGTATTGGTGAAGACGGAGTCCCGGAAAACTTTGATAAAGCTCAAGAAAAACTTGAAACCCCGGTAATTAAATCTATGGTAGGGGATGAAGATCGGGACGGCTATTTGAACTTCCGAAAGGAAATAGAAGAAGCTTCCCCTATTTTTATTCCTGGTGAAGATGAAAAATCCATAAAAAACAGCGATGTCTCCCTGGTTTATTTTTCTTCCGGGACTACAGGGATGCCTAAAATGATACAACATGATTTCACATATCCTTTAGGCCATATCATAACTGCCAAATACTGGCAAAATGTTAAAGAAGGTGGTGTGCATTACACCGTAGCAGATACTGGCTGGGCCAAGGCCATGTGGGGGCAAATCTATGGGCAATGGATTGCTGGAAGTGCAGTATTTGTCTATGATTATGATCGTTTTGATGCAGGTAAAATGCTGGAAAAGTCAAGTCAATATGGAGTAACCACTTTTTGTGCTCCCCCCACCATTTACCGATTTTTGATTAAAGAAGATCTCAGAGAGTATGATTTATCCAGCATAGAATACGCAGTAACGGCCGGAGAGCCCTTGAACCCGGAGGTATACAATAAGTTCTATGAGTTTACTGGATTGAAATTAAGGGAGGGTTTTGGTCAAACCGAATGTGTGGTTTGTATTGCCAACTTCCCCTGGCTGGAACCCCGCCCGGGATCCATGGGTAAGCCTTCTCCCGGTTATAAGATTGAACTTTTAGATAAGAATCTCCATCAGGTGGATGTAGGTGAAGAAGGAGAAATAGTAATGAATACCATTGCAGGTAAACCACTGGGTTTATTTGATGGTTACTATCGTGATGAGGAAAAAACCAGCCAGGTATGGTATGATGATTATTACCATACCGGTGATACGGCCTGGATGGATGAAGATGATTATCTGTGGTTTGTAGGTAGAACTGATGATATGATAAAAAGTTCTGGTTACCGGATAGGGCCCTTCGAAGTCGAAAGTGCGGTTATTTCCCACCCCTCAGTACTGGAGTGTGCTATTACTGGATATCCTGATCCAGTTAGAGGTCAGGTAGTTAAAGCTACCGTAGTTCTCTCCAGGGGTTATGAACCCTCGGATGAATTAAAAAAAGAAATTCAGGATCATGTGAAAAAAGTAACCGCCCCCTATAAATATCCCCGGGTAGTCGAATTCGTGGAGGAACTACCTAAAACCATAAGTGGAAAAATTAGAAGAGTGGAAATTAGAAGCGAAGATCAGATAGAATAG
- a CDS encoding P-II family nitrogen regulator yields MDVKPKFKVIFAIVKAEMASEILEKAYDAGAEGGTIFYGRGKSKHAPEEFLGVPIEPRKEIIMILINEKCATKVLKTVLDAGKLNEPGRGLAFIVNVDAIEGISNYGKTGSLQDEF; encoded by the coding sequence ATGGATGTGAAACCAAAATTTAAAGTCATATTTGCAATTGTTAAAGCAGAAATGGCCAGTGAAATTCTCGAAAAAGCATATGATGCTGGTGCAGAGGGAGGTACAATATTTTATGGTAGAGGAAAAAGCAAACATGCCCCGGAAGAGTTTCTTGGTGTGCCAATTGAACCCAGAAAAGAAATAATAATGATATTAATTAATGAAAAATGTGCTACCAAAGTTCTTAAAACAGTGTTAGATGCAGGGAAATTAAATGAACCAGGAAGAGGATTAGCGTTTATAGTTAATGTAGATGCAATTGAAGGCATAAGTAATTATGGAAAAACAGGTTCTCTTCAAGATGAATTTTAA
- a CDS encoding helix-turn-helix domain-containing protein, with translation MQEKSKEIGARVMEMRKISQITDSEMADFLNMPLETYNKYESGEKDIPASVLYEIAHKFKVDLGLLLTGEETRMHIFSVTRKNKGVAVERQKQYKYENLAEKFIHKKAEPFIVTVEPQSKSKKPSTNSHPGQEFNYVLEGSMKIYIHNHEIVLNEGDSIFFDSSYQHAMEALNGKPARFLAMVM, from the coding sequence ATGCAGGAGAAATCAAAAGAAATAGGTGCACGGGTAATGGAGATGAGAAAAATATCCCAGATAACCGACAGTGAAATGGCAGATTTCCTTAACATGCCCTTAGAGACTTATAATAAATACGAATCTGGTGAAAAGGACATACCAGCCAGCGTGCTTTATGAAATTGCCCATAAATTTAAGGTTGATTTGGGGCTGCTACTTACTGGAGAAGAAACCAGGATGCATATCTTCAGTGTAACCCGTAAAAATAAAGGAGTGGCGGTGGAAAGACAGAAGCAGTATAAATACGAAAATTTAGCTGAAAAATTCATTCATAAAAAAGCAGAACCATTTATTGTTACGGTAGAACCCCAAAGTAAGTCTAAAAAACCCTCCACCAATTCCCATCCCGGACAGGAATTTAACTATGTTTTAGAGGGTAGTATGAAAATTTATATCCATAACCATGAAATAGTGCTAAATGAAGGAGATTCCATTTTCTTTGATTCATCCTATCAACATGCTATGGAGGCTTTAAATGGAAAGCCAGCCAGGTTTTTAGCCATGGTAATGTAA
- a CDS encoding potassium/proton antiporter: MTFEQLILLGSILILMSIIMSKTSYRLGIPSLLFFLLIGILAGSEGIGRIYFDNPDITQYVGTFALIIILFSGGLDTKWSDVRPILWRGLTLSTLGVFITAIAVGLFINLAFKLPLLFSLLIGSIISSTDAAAIFSIFRSKKEGLKNNIEPTLELESGSNDPMAYFLTTTFIFLILNPTTSIEAMILLLIQSLGLGVIFGVIFGKIIVKLINNINLNIAGLYLVLTITLAFLTYSATYLVGGNGFLSVYIAALILGNNSFVQKTIQVPFFDGIAWLMQISMFLILGLLVFPSQIIPVIGIGVLISFFLILVARPIAVFLCLLPFKVGLKDQLLISWVGIKGAVPIILATFPIVAGIEGADMIFNIVFFITITSALIQGSTINLFARYLGLSIKESEKK; encoded by the coding sequence ATGACCTTTGAACAGCTTATATTATTAGGCTCTATTTTGATTTTAATGAGTATAATTATGAGCAAAACTTCATACCGGCTTGGAATTCCATCACTACTCTTCTTTCTTTTAATAGGAATATTAGCTGGTTCTGAGGGTATAGGGAGGATTTATTTTGATAATCCGGATATTACACAATATGTAGGTACATTTGCACTTATAATTATTCTTTTTTCTGGAGGACTAGACACAAAATGGTCTGATGTTAGGCCAATTCTTTGGAGAGGATTAACTCTTTCAACCCTGGGTGTTTTTATAACAGCAATTGCAGTTGGATTATTTATTAATCTGGCTTTTAAGCTTCCTTTATTATTTTCCCTATTAATAGGTTCAATTATATCCTCTACTGATGCTGCAGCAATATTTTCTATTTTCCGCTCTAAAAAGGAAGGTTTAAAAAATAATATAGAACCTACACTTGAACTTGAAAGTGGAAGTAACGACCCTATGGCCTATTTCTTAACCACCACCTTCATATTTCTTATTCTAAATCCGACAACTTCTATTGAAGCCATGATACTCTTGCTTATACAATCACTCGGGCTTGGGGTTATCTTTGGTGTTATTTTTGGGAAAATAATTGTAAAACTTATTAATAATATTAATCTTAATATCGCCGGCCTTTATCTAGTATTAACTATCACTTTAGCATTTTTAACTTATTCCGCAACCTATTTGGTGGGAGGTAATGGATTTTTAAGTGTTTATATTGCTGCATTAATACTGGGAAATAATTCTTTTGTTCAAAAAACAATTCAAGTACCTTTCTTTGATGGAATAGCATGGCTAATGCAAATTAGTATGTTTCTAATATTAGGACTTCTGGTTTTTCCCTCCCAAATCATTCCTGTAATAGGGATAGGGGTATTAATTTCTTTTTTCTTAATCCTGGTTGCAAGGCCTATTGCTGTCTTTTTATGTCTTTTACCTTTTAAAGTTGGATTAAAAGATCAACTTTTAATTTCATGGGTGGGAATTAAAGGCGCAGTTCCCATTATATTAGCAACATTTCCTATTGTTGCAGGAATAGAAGGTGCAGATATGATCTTTAATATAGTTTTCTTTATCACTATAACTTCCGCACTCATACAGGGTTCAACTATTAACTTATTTGCCCGATATTTAGGATTGTCTATTAAAGAATCAGAAAAAAAATGA
- a CDS encoding 4Fe-4S dicluster domain-containing protein, with amino-acid sequence MKASKKSGACPVINIDECKACDRCILACPRDVLEMSMDLNKRGYHYVVYKGEGCNGCGNCYYTCPEPLAIEVHIPRKVKPQEDE; translated from the coding sequence ATGAAAGCTTCTAAAAAATCAGGTGCTTGCCCTGTTATCAATATTGATGAGTGTAAAGCCTGCGATAGATGTATTTTAGCCTGCCCTCGTGATGTACTTGAAATGAGTATGGATTTGAATAAGAGGGGTTACCACTATGTGGTCTATAAGGGGGAAGGATGTAATGGATGTGGAAACTGTTACTATACCTGTCCTGAACCCCTGGCCATTGAAGTGCATATTCCCCGAAAAGTTAAACCTCAGGAGGATGAATAA
- the gatD gene encoding Glu-tRNA(Gln) amidotransferase subunit GatD yields the protein MNYRGSAKKLLESSGISIGDLILIEKDDVNYQGMVLDRSADADDQHIVLKMDSGYNIGVNISNSNLKLLEKGEKPKLDLKPLVIKEDPDKKDISIISTGGTVASIIDYKTGAVHPAFTAEDLLITNPELLDMANIKGKAICNILSENMKPEYWVKSARSIYDEINEGAYGVVVAHGTDTMHYTAAALSFMLETPVPIVITGAQRSSDRPSSDAFLNLLNSVGAAKSDLAEVTVCMHAGSDDTYCYLHRGTKVRKMHTSRRDTFRSINTTPLARMKEGEIEIITSGKGYKSRGTVELKLNDYLEPDVAFIKSFPGITGEIIDYHLDKGYKGIVLEGTGLGHCPDQLIPSLERAADYQVPVVMTSQCMYGKVNMNVYSTGRRLIKAGVISGGDMLGETAYVKLSWALGHCEKLEEVKKIMETNIAGEIEEKSSLDYFLQ from the coding sequence ATGAATTATCGAGGATCTGCCAAAAAATTACTGGAATCATCAGGTATCTCTATAGGAGACCTTATACTAATTGAAAAAGACGATGTTAATTATCAGGGTATGGTTTTGGATCGATCAGCGGATGCTGATGATCAACATATAGTTTTAAAAATGGATAGCGGATATAATATTGGTGTTAATATATCTAATTCTAATTTGAAGCTTCTAGAAAAAGGTGAAAAACCTAAATTGGATCTTAAGCCCCTTGTTATTAAAGAAGATCCTGATAAAAAAGATATCTCTATTATCTCCACCGGAGGTACGGTGGCTTCTATTATTGATTATAAAACCGGTGCGGTTCACCCGGCATTCACTGCAGAAGACCTTTTAATAACTAATCCTGAACTTCTGGATATGGCCAATATCAAGGGTAAAGCCATATGCAACATATTAAGTGAAAATATGAAACCGGAATACTGGGTTAAATCTGCACGCTCCATATATGATGAAATAAATGAGGGAGCCTATGGAGTGGTAGTGGCTCATGGAACTGATACCATGCACTACACTGCAGCAGCTTTGAGTTTCATGCTGGAAACTCCAGTTCCCATAGTAATTACCGGAGCCCAACGTAGTTCCGATAGGCCCTCATCAGATGCCTTTTTAAACCTTCTTAATTCAGTAGGTGCAGCTAAATCAGATTTAGCAGAAGTAACGGTGTGCATGCATGCGGGTAGTGATGATACTTACTGTTACCTCCATCGAGGTACCAAGGTGCGTAAGATGCATACCTCCCGTCGGGATACCTTCCGCAGCATCAACACCACACCCCTGGCCCGTATGAAGGAAGGAGAAATAGAAATCATCACCAGCGGGAAAGGGTATAAATCCAGAGGAACGGTTGAATTAAAATTAAATGACTATTTAGAACCAGATGTAGCATTTATTAAAAGTTTCCCCGGTATAACTGGAGAGATAATTGATTATCATCTGGACAAAGGTTATAAAGGGATTGTATTAGAAGGTACCGGTCTGGGTCATTGCCCTGATCAGCTGATTCCTTCCCTGGAAAGGGCGGCAGACTATCAGGTGCCGGTGGTTATGACCTCCCAGTGTATGTATGGAAAGGTTAATATGAATGTTTATAGTACCGGTCGGAGGCTCATTAAAGCCGGAGTTATATCGGGAGGGGACATGCTGGGAGAAACAGCTTATGTAAAGCTCTCCTGGGCTTTAGGTCACTGCGAAAAATTGGAAGAAGTAAAAAAGATAATGGAAACTAATATAGCGGGAGAAATAGAAGAAAAGTCTTCACTGGATTACTTTTTACAATAA
- a CDS encoding adenosine-specific kinase, with amino-acid sequence MQIEKVKLEVPEDCNLILGQSHFIKTVEDLHEALVNTVPGIKFGLAFAEASGDCYIRYSGNDPQLEKLATEKMREIGAGHSFLIYMKNAFPINVTQRIKSVPEVVNLFCATANPVEVLIVESSQGRGIIGVIDGFSPEKVESKDDILYRKKFLRDIGYKL; translated from the coding sequence TTGCAGATAGAAAAAGTAAAACTGGAAGTTCCTGAAGATTGTAACCTGATTTTAGGCCAGAGCCATTTTATAAAAACTGTTGAGGACCTGCATGAAGCCCTGGTAAACACTGTTCCAGGTATTAAGTTTGGTTTGGCCTTTGCAGAAGCATCTGGTGATTGTTACATTCGCTACTCGGGTAATGATCCTCAGCTGGAAAAATTAGCCACCGAGAAGATGAGAGAAATAGGGGCGGGGCATTCTTTTTTAATTTATATGAAAAACGCTTTTCCTATAAATGTCACCCAGCGTATAAAAAGTGTCCCGGAAGTGGTGAACCTATTTTGTGCTACTGCCAATCCAGTGGAAGTATTAATTGTAGAAAGCAGTCAGGGGCGAGGTATAATTGGAGTTATTGATGGTTTTAGCCCGGAAAAAGTAGAATCAAAAGATGATATCTTGTACCGTAAGAAGTTTTTACGGGATATAGGCTATAAACTATGA
- the vorB gene encoding 3-methyl-2-oxobutanoate dehydrogenase subunit VorB gives MATQMVKGNTAVIIGAMYGGCDCYFGYPITPASEILHEASKYFPMVGRKVVQAESEEAAINMVYGGAAAGHRVMTASSGPGISLKQEGISFLAGAELPAVIVNIMRAGPGLGNIGPEQSDYNQIVKGGGHGNYKNIVLAPNSVQEMCDLTIKAFELADKYKNPVVVLADGVLGQMAEPLSFPAEAIEPHIDTSWAVSGNKKTMKNLVTSIFLDFNLLEEFNFQLQEKYEIIKENEVAYQEYKVEDASIILVSYGISSRICRSAVDLARLEGIKAGLLRPITLYPFPEERLSQLARENNCKFISVEMSNGQMREDIKMAISCQDVELVNRMGGNLIGLDDVMKKIRSLAGAD, from the coding sequence ATGGCCACCCAGATGGTAAAAGGAAATACTGCAGTTATTATTGGAGCGATGTATGGTGGTTGTGATTGTTATTTCGGATATCCTATTACACCAGCCAGTGAAATATTGCATGAGGCTTCAAAATATTTCCCCATGGTGGGAAGAAAAGTTGTGCAGGCTGAATCAGAAGAAGCAGCTATTAATATGGTTTATGGTGGGGCTGCCGCCGGTCACCGGGTAATGACTGCCTCTTCTGGTCCAGGAATCAGTCTCAAGCAGGAGGGAATTTCATTTTTGGCAGGGGCAGAGTTACCTGCAGTAATAGTTAATATCATGCGGGCCGGGCCGGGTTTAGGAAACATTGGTCCCGAACAATCTGATTACAACCAGATTGTTAAAGGGGGCGGCCATGGAAATTATAAAAATATCGTGCTGGCCCCTAATAGTGTGCAGGAAATGTGCGATCTCACCATCAAGGCCTTTGAACTGGCAGATAAATACAAGAACCCGGTGGTAGTACTGGCTGATGGAGTACTGGGGCAGATGGCCGAGCCATTAAGTTTCCCCGCAGAAGCTATTGAACCTCATATAGATACCTCCTGGGCAGTAAGTGGTAATAAAAAGACCATGAAAAACCTGGTAACATCCATTTTCCTGGACTTTAATTTGCTGGAAGAATTTAATTTCCAATTACAGGAAAAATATGAAATTATAAAAGAAAATGAAGTTGCCTACCAGGAATATAAAGTGGAGGATGCTTCCATCATACTGGTATCCTATGGTATCAGCAGCCGTATCTGTCGCAGTGCAGTAGATTTAGCCCGTTTAGAAGGAATAAAAGCAGGTTTACTCCGGCCCATAACCCTCTATCCTTTCCCGGAAGAACGATTATCCCAGCTGGCCCGGGAAAATAATTGTAAATTCATATCAGTGGAGATGAGTAATGGACAAATGAGGGAGGATATTAAAATGGCCATTAGTTGCCAGGATGTGGAGCTGGTAAATCGTATGGGTGGTAACCTCATTGGGCTGGATGATGTGATGAAAAAGATAAGGTCCCTGGCAGGAGCTGATTAA